The sequence AACTTCCTTCTACCATCATTTTGCCAAGTTCATTTTCCGGCTTCGTAACTATATCAAGAAGCTGGTTTACCAGCGTTAAATTGCTTACATTAATCTTAATTCCTTTTAACAAAGTATCTTCGTTAGCAGCCAGCGAAAGATCCTTTTTTATTTCAAGCCCTGCAATTCGCTTCCCCTTGTATTTTACCTCGAGCTGCATTTGCTGAAACTTCGATGCTTTGTTATTGGGATTGGTTATGAGAAAGTCCATCTCCAATTTAGTGTTCAGTAAATTCTGAATCAAACCACTTTGCTTTAATAACTTAAGCTTTACAGGCTTACCGGTCAAATTCTCAAGCCGTTTGCCTGAAGCAAAATAACTGTACGCAAGTATGCCAAGACCACCAACTATTAACAAGTTCATCGTTACTGTATCGTTTCTGATGCACAATTTTAAATCATACCATATATCTATATGAAAAAAATGTATACTTTTTTATACTTTTTTATAATTATGTATAACAAAAAAGCCCTGCAAAATTTTTTGCAGGGCTTTTTTGAAATGAATTAATGTTCTATTTTATAACGCCAAGCGCTCGTTTAATTTCTTCGGATGATATTCCCTCGTAATTAGCATATTCATCAATTGTAACTTTATGCTTTTTGCTTTTACCCAAGCTGTCTTTTATTATTTGAAACTCACGCCAACATGCCATATATGTATTGCCTGTTAAGATAACAAGATCTTTTACGCTGAGAAATATCCTGTGTGTTGCCATTTTATTCCTGTTTTATTCCTGAAAATTAAATTTCTACTTTTTAATAAAATTTTTAATGGATTATTTAAGTGTTTGATAATGATTTTTTTATGTAAATATTTTATTCCTGATAATCAATTTAAAATTATCCGAAAATTAAAAGATTAATATTATACTAACCTAAAGCATTATCTTTATCGTAATTCGTTATATTTTCAGAATCTTTTGATTCAGATACTCCATTAATACTGTTTTTTGGTATTCTGTTTTTAAGCCAGTTAATACAATACATCGCTTCTGATATACCATCATTTATTATTTTTACATTAGCATGACCATCATAACCCATTGATCTGTGCAATGTATTATATGCTGATTCTAAAGTGCTTGATACTTTACTGTCTTGCTTAGAAACTTGTATTTGATAATTTTTAAATGAAATTCTTTCTCCCCTTTTTAGCTTTATTTTTTTTTCAAGCATATAAACAGCTTCTAACATAATTAATACAGCAGACCAAAGTAAATGACCTGCAACTTTTACGT comes from Lentimicrobiaceae bacterium and encodes:
- a CDS encoding LEA type 2 family protein, which encodes MNLLIVGGLGILAYSYFASGKRLENLTGKPVKLKLLKQSGLIQNLLNTKLEMDFLITNPNNKASKFQQMQLEVKYKGKRIAGLEIKKDLSLAANEDTLLKGIKINVSNLTLVNQLLDIVTKPENELGKMMVEGSFWADGYKFPYSEEIKLTE
- a CDS encoding DUF5618 family protein; this translates as MEPVNKKESEMTPYEKALYYIDNAKTILKEKAIKNDKYYQNPKYVKVAGHLLWSAVLIMLEAVYMLEKKIKLKRGERISFKNYQIQVSKQDSKVSSTLESAYNTLHRSMGYDGHANVKIINDGISEAMYCINWLKNRIPKNSINGVSESKDSENITNYDKDNALG